In Bacteriovorax sp. Seq25_V, the following are encoded in one genomic region:
- a CDS encoding DUF523 and DUF1722 domain-containing protein: MNTKNRPKIVISGCLLGQNIRHDGGHQRDVWITDILSKFVDFHPVCPEMTMGLGTPRETLRVVEGGDGQLKLLENKSGRDLTMEIEESSRKIIAAFPEADGIILAKKSPSCGYRTTKIYDEKSGRQLRKAHGFFAQSVMDSFANFPIIDSGLLHDPLLKELFVRNIYCHFELKKIGVSTAEVQKFHQRFKYMLMEHDPKSVAKLGTIAANSLKSKDVKNDYAIEFMNTIMSSKPTLKKRANVFYHIYGYFKTDLNKDEKDHVLNKIEDYTRGETSYLSLLELFSFLVSSKNKEYLKEQVLLGLYPKELKLLKLID; encoded by the coding sequence ATGAATACTAAAAATAGACCGAAAATTGTTATTAGTGGATGCTTACTTGGACAGAATATTCGTCATGATGGAGGACATCAACGAGATGTCTGGATTACTGATATCCTCTCTAAGTTCGTGGACTTTCACCCAGTTTGCCCTGAAATGACAATGGGCCTTGGTACGCCAAGGGAGACTTTGCGAGTTGTTGAAGGTGGTGATGGCCAGCTCAAACTTCTAGAGAATAAATCTGGCCGAGATCTTACGATGGAAATTGAGGAGAGCTCAAGAAAAATAATTGCGGCCTTTCCTGAAGCGGATGGAATAATTCTGGCGAAAAAGTCCCCAAGCTGTGGGTATCGAACAACAAAAATTTATGATGAGAAATCGGGAAGACAATTGCGAAAGGCCCATGGGTTCTTTGCTCAATCTGTAATGGACTCGTTTGCTAATTTTCCCATTATAGATAGTGGACTTTTACATGATCCACTTTTAAAAGAACTCTTTGTTCGAAATATTTATTGTCACTTTGAACTGAAGAAAATTGGTGTTTCAACTGCTGAGGTTCAAAAGTTTCATCAGCGCTTTAAATATATGCTGATGGAGCATGACCCAAAAAGCGTTGCTAAACTTGGAACAATAGCGGCCAATAGTCTAAAGTCTAAAGATGTGAAAAATGATTACGCAATCGAATTTATGAATACAATTATGAGCTCAAAGCCAACTCTTAAAAAAAGAGCGAATGTTTTTTATCATATTTATGGCTACTTCAAAACAGACTTAAACAAGGATGAAAAAGATCATGTGCTGAATAAAATTGAAGACTATACAAGAGGAGAGACAAGTTATCTCTCATTGCTCGAATTATTTAGTTTTCTGGTTTCATCGAAAAATAAGGAGTACCTTAAAGAACAGGTACTCCTGGGACTGTATCCAAAAGAGCTTAAGCTGCTAAAGCTAATCGATTAG
- a CDS encoding lytic transglycosylase domain-containing protein, whose translation MIKKIIKHTTFILPILFTSCAGPTNPFGSETISMFLKSEQDKVDDYKKLSRSPAQEEENKVQITFYPEKQNWHDNHDVYVIIKSSKKQLLPQNLRLFWNHKDITTSFKGIREVIFEDKLNMIIKIKDIRLLPFQDNDITAYYMDSESGIVSSTEYQKPECLLKEESNIVNTDPFNVKQSFINLVRTESEKANINPNLLIALIAQESGFNPKAVSYAKAIGLTQVTELANKHILDEHRRWKSDSRIKKLPVPIIRALIELGKINEKNEWRLDRKKSVIGGIEYIKYLENYWKGNITLIERVYGTNFNQEQVLTDLILASYNSGPFRIKTRLIKDGRAWKQSKSILEARKYVGKIKSYCNHFASNIQEDKYENQAANL comes from the coding sequence GTGATTAAAAAGATAATTAAACACACGACATTCATACTGCCGATACTCTTCACTTCTTGTGCAGGTCCAACAAATCCGTTTGGTAGTGAGACCATATCGATGTTTCTTAAATCAGAACAAGATAAGGTGGACGACTACAAGAAGCTTTCGCGTAGTCCTGCTCAAGAAGAGGAAAATAAAGTTCAAATTACTTTCTATCCAGAAAAGCAAAATTGGCATGATAATCATGACGTATACGTCATCATCAAATCATCAAAGAAGCAACTGCTTCCACAAAATCTTAGACTCTTCTGGAATCATAAAGACATTACAACAAGCTTTAAAGGAATTAGAGAAGTTATTTTTGAAGACAAGCTTAACATGATTATTAAAATCAAAGATATCAGACTACTTCCATTTCAAGACAACGATATCACTGCTTACTATATGGATTCAGAAAGTGGAATTGTCTCTTCAACTGAGTATCAAAAACCAGAATGCTTACTAAAAGAAGAAAGTAATATTGTTAACACAGATCCATTCAATGTTAAGCAGTCATTTATAAATCTTGTGAGAACCGAATCAGAAAAGGCAAATATCAATCCAAACCTTCTAATTGCCCTTATCGCTCAAGAGTCTGGTTTTAATCCTAAGGCGGTAAGTTACGCAAAAGCTATTGGCCTAACTCAAGTAACGGAACTGGCAAATAAGCATATTCTTGATGAGCATCGTCGTTGGAAGAGTGACAGTAGAATCAAGAAACTCCCTGTACCAATTATTCGCGCACTCATTGAACTTGGTAAGATCAATGAAAAAAATGAGTGGCGACTTGACCGTAAGAAGTCAGTCATCGGTGGAATTGAATATATTAAGTATCTTGAAAATTACTGGAAAGGAAATATCACTCTTATTGAAAGGGTTTATGGAACAAACTTTAATCAGGAACAAGTGTTAACGGATCTTATTCTTGCAAGTTACAACTCAGGTCCGTTCCGTATCAAGACACGACTTATAAAAGATGGTCGTGCTTGGAAACAATCAAAATCAATTTTAGAAGCTAGAAAATATGTTGGTAAGATTAAGAGTTACTGTAATCATTTTGCAAGTAATATCCAGGAGGATAAGTATGAAAATCAAGCCGCTAATCTTTAA
- a CDS encoding endonuclease I family protein: MKISKRNKLNLSLTLLISFNCFGFYRSQLPVVDISYYEKDPSLYYGQELLEKKSGDIKSILRTILNSAHIIIENAPDRLSNECDEGTCYSHTTLGYKRARQILFGQVYQPTEEHTVTEIYCGKTYTDGQIVDGAQIRLQENQIPNGNILNTEHTWPRSRFEVDEDENPDQYEQMLSDIHHLYPTDTIVNRDRYNHQFGDVDEVVTKLTCDGPKLGHNNAESMTMFFEPPTEVKGDIARSLMYFSVKYNLPLGEVEETSLRRWHKLDPVSEFEVRKNNIVHAYQGTRNPFIDFPELESKIADF, from the coding sequence GTGAAAATATCAAAGAGAAATAAACTAAATCTGTCCCTTACGCTCTTAATTAGCTTCAATTGCTTCGGTTTTTACAGAAGTCAGCTACCTGTTGTTGATATCAGTTACTATGAGAAGGATCCGTCTCTCTATTACGGACAAGAACTTCTTGAAAAAAAATCCGGCGACATAAAAAGTATCCTTAGAACTATTTTAAATAGTGCCCATATTATTATTGAGAATGCTCCAGATCGTCTTTCTAATGAATGTGACGAAGGAACTTGCTACTCACACACGACATTAGGATATAAGAGGGCGCGCCAAATTCTTTTTGGACAGGTTTACCAACCAACAGAAGAACATACTGTGACTGAAATTTACTGTGGTAAGACCTATACTGATGGACAAATTGTTGATGGAGCGCAAATAAGACTTCAAGAAAATCAAATTCCAAATGGTAATATTTTAAATACAGAACACACTTGGCCTCGCTCAAGATTTGAAGTTGATGAGGATGAAAATCCAGATCAATACGAGCAAATGCTTTCAGATATACATCACCTCTACCCTACCGATACAATCGTTAATCGCGATCGCTATAATCATCAGTTTGGTGACGTTGATGAGGTTGTCACAAAACTTACCTGTGACGGTCCGAAGCTTGGACATAATAATGCTGAATCGATGACTATGTTTTTCGAACCACCAACTGAAGTAAAAGGAGATATTGCAAGATCTCTAATGTACTTCTCTGTTAAATATAATCTTCCATTAGGAGAAGTTGAAGAAACTTCACTTAGAAGATGGCACAAGTTAGATCCAGTTAGTGAATTTGAAGTAAGGAAAAATAATATCGTTCACGCCTACCAGGGAACTCGAAATCCTTTTATCGATTTCCCTGAGCTTGAAAGTAAAATTGCTGACTTTTAA
- a CDS encoding TIGR01777 family oxidoreductase, which translates to MNLLITGGTGFVGEKLLELLKSHSEISSIFMTTRSPDRYTHLKDKYPKIKFITWDSVSDLPQEELSQIDAVINLQGENISNGRWSEKQKNRIYASRVDATKALVNSVLNHSKNLKVFIQTSAIGIYPSNDNSVINENTQPQQEGFLAGVCKDWEATLRPLDGRCRVVTLRVGVVLDRDGGAIAKMKLPFLMGVGGIIGSGEQLMSWIHRYDLAKIYCEALFNEKYAGVFNAVAPEVVSNYQFTKTLGKTIKRPTIFPVPAFILKLIFGEMSSLLLDSQQVENKGLKDLGHKFQYPTIKQALEEIFP; encoded by the coding sequence ATGAATCTATTAATTACTGGGGGCACAGGCTTTGTAGGAGAGAAACTTCTGGAGCTCCTAAAGAGTCACAGTGAAATTAGCTCAATCTTCATGACCACAAGAAGTCCCGATCGTTATACGCATCTGAAAGATAAGTATCCAAAGATCAAGTTTATTACTTGGGATTCAGTATCAGATCTACCACAAGAGGAGTTATCGCAAATCGATGCTGTTATCAATCTTCAGGGTGAAAATATAAGTAATGGGCGATGGAGTGAGAAGCAAAAAAATAGAATTTATGCTTCACGAGTAGATGCCACAAAAGCGCTTGTAAACTCTGTTTTAAACCATTCTAAAAATTTAAAAGTATTTATCCAAACATCAGCAATAGGAATCTACCCTAGTAATGACAACTCAGTTATTAACGAAAATACGCAACCACAACAAGAGGGCTTCTTAGCTGGTGTATGTAAAGACTGGGAAGCGACTCTTAGACCTTTAGACGGAAGATGTCGTGTCGTAACTCTAAGAGTTGGAGTGGTTCTTGATCGCGATGGTGGTGCCATTGCTAAGATGAAGCTTCCCTTTCTAATGGGAGTCGGCGGAATCATTGGAAGTGGAGAACAACTAATGTCTTGGATTCACCGCTATGATCTGGCAAAGATCTACTGCGAAGCTCTCTTTAATGAAAAGTATGCAGGAGTATTCAATGCTGTGGCTCCAGAGGTTGTCTCTAATTATCAATTTACAAAGACACTTGGAAAGACGATAAAACGACCTACCATATTCCCTGTGCCAGCTTTCATCTTAAAGCTAATATTTGGGGAAATGTCATCGCTCCTACTCGACTCTCAACAAGTTGAAAATAAGGGCCTAAAAGACCTTGGCCATAAATTTCAATACCCTACAATCAAACAGGCTCTAGAAGAGATCTTCCCGTAA
- a CDS encoding MoxR family ATPase, whose product MNKRIEALLNELNQEVLGREDIVRISLASLFVGGHILIEDVPGAGKTTLSAALSQVTGLDFKRIQFTSDLLPSDILGFLFLDKNVNEFIFKKGPIFTDILLADEINRASSKTQSAFLQAMEEREVSIENEHFQLSPLFCVIATQNYKDQVGTHQLPESQMDRFSISLNLGQNTRDVEKEILKRNHGAKRKLLSVISHEEFLKIAEEIRNVEVAEKSYDIILDILELFRKEHSSDISIRAAQDLKRISKAIAFFAGRNFVTPADIFFVAPFVFSHRIIKDNTIGHGFEKSKSSLQKISEFL is encoded by the coding sequence GTGAATAAAAGAATAGAAGCACTACTTAATGAACTAAACCAAGAAGTTCTAGGACGAGAAGACATCGTTCGAATTTCTCTTGCATCACTTTTTGTTGGTGGCCATATTCTTATTGAAGATGTCCCCGGTGCGGGGAAAACAACTCTTTCTGCAGCTTTATCCCAAGTTACGGGTCTAGACTTTAAAAGAATTCAATTCACTTCAGATCTACTTCCTTCTGATATTTTAGGTTTTCTCTTTCTTGATAAGAATGTGAATGAATTTATTTTCAAGAAGGGCCCAATCTTTACGGATATACTTTTAGCCGACGAAATCAATCGCGCTTCGTCTAAAACGCAAAGTGCCTTTCTGCAGGCGATGGAAGAAAGGGAAGTATCCATCGAGAATGAGCATTTTCAGCTCTCGCCATTATTTTGTGTTATTGCTACTCAAAACTATAAAGATCAAGTTGGTACACACCAACTACCAGAATCTCAAATGGATAGGTTTTCAATTTCTCTTAATTTAGGACAAAATACTCGAGATGTAGAAAAAGAAATTCTAAAAAGAAATCACGGAGCTAAGAGGAAATTACTAAGTGTTATTTCTCATGAAGAGTTTTTAAAGATTGCTGAAGAAATTAGAAATGTAGAGGTTGCTGAAAAAAGCTATGATATTATTCTTGATATTCTTGAGTTGTTTAGAAAGGAGCACTCTTCAGATATTTCAATTCGAGCAGCACAAGATTTGAAAAGGATCTCAAAAGCTATCGCTTTCTTTGCTGGAAGAAACTTTGTGACCCCTGCTGATATTTTCTTCGTAGCTCCTTTTGTATTCTCTCATCGTATTATTAAAGATAATACTATAGGTCATGGTTTTGAAAAATCTAAGAGCTCGTTACAGAAAATTTCTGAATTCCTTTGA
- a CDS encoding carbohydrate porin encodes MKTFLSFLLLQAASLTVYADFSVAPHAYIRGGVGNSLSGEKQQCFNNRYSSGNEFRLGNECGYYIEPRMEVTGKNSANTEFTGVLTFAISPKGDAQYGDENNDIDTIETYLSVKDENTAWSYWVGKRFYRDADVMINDFYYFAQMNGVGAGVKDIPMFSGKLSLAYLQQTLDQGNDTKKVKSYFDLRLFDIALTKNHSINLWAVYSRAPDEKFGTSEYENLTGGLFGFRLRSNLPKGFNDFTIIYGEKLMGDLNIYGSNKLQSGTNNSDKYNLRFVEHLVTGITDKISMAVALVYENKNDGQKHINWYSAGVRPRYALSEDRAILTELGYSLVNYNHSNYYLARTTIAYEIAYNNSIFSGSYLHYYLSNTQWNPASKPNYSDMGHGVNLGAIAVINF; translated from the coding sequence ATGAAGACTTTCTTATCATTTTTATTGTTACAGGCAGCGTCATTAACTGTTTATGCGGATTTTTCTGTTGCTCCGCATGCTTATATTCGCGGAGGAGTAGGTAATTCACTCTCAGGAGAGAAGCAACAATGCTTTAATAATCGATATTCTTCAGGGAATGAGTTTCGTCTTGGTAATGAGTGTGGATATTACATCGAACCACGTATGGAAGTGACAGGAAAGAATTCTGCAAACACAGAGTTTACAGGCGTTCTTACTTTTGCAATTTCTCCAAAAGGTGATGCGCAATACGGTGATGAAAACAATGACATTGATACTATCGAAACTTACTTAAGTGTTAAGGATGAAAATACAGCATGGTCCTACTGGGTCGGAAAGAGATTTTATCGCGATGCTGATGTTATGATCAATGACTTCTATTACTTTGCTCAAATGAACGGTGTTGGTGCTGGAGTTAAAGATATTCCGATGTTCTCTGGTAAACTTTCTCTAGCTTATCTTCAACAAACCTTAGATCAAGGCAATGATACAAAGAAAGTAAAATCTTATTTCGATTTAAGACTATTTGATATTGCTCTGACTAAAAATCATTCGATAAATTTATGGGCAGTATATTCACGTGCACCGGATGAAAAGTTTGGAACTAGTGAATATGAGAATCTGACTGGTGGTCTTTTTGGATTTAGACTTAGAAGTAATCTTCCAAAAGGTTTTAACGATTTCACTATAATCTATGGTGAGAAGTTAATGGGCGACTTAAATATCTACGGTAGTAATAAGCTTCAGTCTGGAACAAATAATTCAGATAAGTATAACCTGAGATTTGTTGAGCATTTAGTGACAGGAATTACTGATAAAATCAGCATGGCCGTTGCGCTTGTTTACGAAAATAAAAATGATGGGCAGAAGCATATTAATTGGTATAGTGCTGGAGTTAGGCCTCGTTATGCGCTTAGTGAAGATCGTGCGATTCTTACTGAGTTAGGTTATTCTCTGGTAAATTATAATCATTCTAATTATTATCTTGCGAGAACAACAATTGCATATGAGATTGCGTATAATAATTCGATCTTTTCAGGAAGCTACCTTCATTATTATTTAAGTAATACGCAGTGGAATCCGGCGAGTAAGCCTAATTATTCTGACATGGGCCACGGTGTGAATCTTGGAGCCATAGCAGTTATAAATTTTTAA
- a CDS encoding PilZ domain-containing protein yields the protein MKIKPLIFNIYAALFLIIACSIPVQIGMLYNHGITELNAIFNKMTIFNILVIATCAYNFYYCMKASDNVKWSFPLSIGVVCLNNSIVLVYGNDFESYSVILSTIMFISTTAYFLLSHETDVMNHPENHWWRVPERKNIHQHIATKINDEVQDLGMTHDLSVGGAFIPVKLEDQYHMFKSGEIIEILIGDENPIQCKAKIVRKVSARGQYPDGIGVQFMDLSLTDKIKLRQILFANRLALAA from the coding sequence ATGAAAATCAAGCCGCTAATCTTTAATATATATGCTGCACTATTCTTAATCATAGCGTGCAGTATTCCAGTACAAATTGGGATGTTATATAATCACGGGATCACGGAGTTAAATGCAATTTTTAACAAGATGACAATTTTCAATATTCTTGTCATTGCAACATGTGCTTATAACTTCTACTACTGTATGAAGGCTTCAGATAATGTAAAATGGTCTTTTCCTCTATCAATTGGTGTTGTATGTCTCAACAATTCAATTGTTCTTGTGTATGGAAATGACTTTGAAAGTTATAGTGTTATCTTAAGTACAATTATGTTCATTTCGACAACGGCATACTTTCTTCTAAGTCACGAAACAGATGTAATGAACCATCCAGAAAATCACTGGTGGCGAGTTCCTGAAAGAAAGAATATTCACCAACACATCGCTACGAAGATTAATGATGAAGTTCAGGATCTAGGTATGACTCATGACCTTTCAGTCGGAGGAGCGTTCATCCCAGTAAAACTTGAAGACCAGTATCATATGTTTAAAAGTGGTGAAATTATCGAAATTTTAATCGGTGATGAAAATCCTATTCAGTGTAAGGCTAAAATTGTAAGAAAAGTATCAGCAAGAGGTCAGTACCCAGATGGTATCGGAGTACAATTTATGGACCTCTCATTAACTGACAAAATTAAATTAAGACAAATTCTTTTTGCTAATCGATTAGCTTTAGCAGCTTAA
- a CDS encoding 4-alpha-glucanotransferase gives MELKSNLLRKAALALNIQTGYIDVNGDYIRAAMKSLHRIIEDLCGLKISKDQDLIDLFENLKKKKYQDKVDSHIVLWENEESKLLIYTESPLTNELSGILKLEDGTSKNITLSIKDKYKTELGTKSVAIIPKNIAPIGYHRLQLNLEGENQAVNIIFAPKHIEIKDQKQWGPFVPIYALKSESDIGIGSFKELRDLAPLLKENGASWISLLPILAANFDTPDCDPSPYSSLTRLFWNELYLDLDRLVAKYESKEAKSLMDSDVFKAEKEKLRANKFVQYYECYQLKKKVLSILSEEFFSSKKDQSPEYQQFKSENPKIDEYARFRSSDVKEQNFHRFCQFEMCNELKEFKKDTGLGLYMDYPVGVNDSGFDFQNNGDVFFKAVSVGAPPEPIFSLGQDWGFPSFHPFGIRKDNYTYFKKSLQSHLRYSNILRLDHIMGLYRIYCVPKGYTGKEGVYLKFPKDELMAITVLESSRMGVSLIGENLGTVPKQVDKLMKERNVKGMWVWQFEAHQDQAPALKSIQQNQLLCFDTHDMPMLESYLDGSDLSLVSSLGILSESNAHRIKDERINFLKRWEVDSKEFQFELTKKLANSQAEQMVINLENIWGEREPQNIPGTWKEYPNWRRKFALDLNEITHSEKVKKTLAILKEARNSSTTGN, from the coding sequence ATGGAATTAAAATCAAATTTATTAAGAAAAGCAGCCTTGGCCCTCAACATTCAAACAGGATATATTGACGTCAATGGTGATTATATTCGTGCAGCAATGAAGTCACTTCATCGTATTATTGAGGATCTTTGTGGATTAAAAATTTCCAAAGATCAAGATTTGATCGATTTATTTGAAAATCTAAAAAAGAAAAAATACCAAGACAAAGTTGATAGTCATATTGTGCTTTGGGAAAATGAAGAATCAAAACTTCTAATCTATACTGAATCTCCCCTGACAAACGAACTCTCAGGAATTTTAAAATTAGAAGATGGAACTTCAAAAAATATTACTCTTTCAATTAAAGACAAGTATAAAACAGAACTTGGAACTAAAAGTGTAGCAATTATTCCAAAAAATATTGCACCTATTGGCTATCACCGCCTCCAATTAAATCTTGAAGGAGAAAACCAGGCCGTAAATATTATTTTTGCTCCTAAACATATTGAGATTAAAGATCAAAAACAATGGGGACCATTTGTTCCAATTTACGCTTTAAAATCTGAGTCCGATATTGGAATTGGAAGCTTCAAAGAACTTAGAGATCTTGCTCCCCTTCTAAAAGAGAATGGGGCATCGTGGATTTCACTTCTACCTATTTTAGCTGCAAACTTTGATACTCCAGACTGTGATCCAAGCCCTTACTCATCTTTAACAAGACTATTTTGGAATGAACTCTATCTTGATTTAGACAGACTTGTAGCAAAGTACGAAAGCAAGGAAGCAAAATCGCTAATGGATTCAGATGTTTTTAAAGCAGAAAAAGAGAAACTAAGAGCAAATAAGTTTGTACAATACTATGAATGCTATCAGCTCAAAAAGAAGGTACTTTCAATTCTAAGTGAAGAGTTCTTTTCATCTAAAAAAGATCAGTCGCCGGAATACCAACAATTTAAATCAGAAAATCCAAAGATAGATGAATATGCAAGATTTAGAAGTTCAGATGTCAAAGAACAAAACTTTCATCGTTTTTGCCAGTTTGAAATGTGCAATGAATTAAAAGAATTCAAAAAGGATACTGGTCTTGGCCTCTACATGGATTACCCTGTTGGTGTTAATGACTCAGGTTTCGATTTTCAAAATAATGGTGATGTCTTCTTTAAAGCCGTCTCTGTAGGTGCGCCTCCTGAACCAATTTTCTCACTTGGTCAAGATTGGGGCTTCCCCTCATTCCACCCATTTGGGATTAGAAAAGACAATTATACATATTTCAAGAAGTCACTACAAAGCCACCTACGCTACTCAAATATTTTAAGACTTGATCATATTATGGGACTCTATCGCATTTACTGTGTGCCTAAAGGATACACAGGAAAAGAAGGCGTCTACTTAAAATTCCCCAAAGATGAGTTAATGGCCATTACAGTGCTTGAATCATCTCGCATGGGAGTAAGTCTCATCGGTGAAAACCTTGGAACTGTACCAAAGCAAGTTGATAAACTGATGAAAGAAAGAAACGTTAAAGGCATGTGGGTATGGCAATTTGAAGCACACCAAGACCAGGCCCCAGCTCTTAAATCAATTCAACAGAACCAACTTCTATGTTTTGATACACATGATATGCCAATGCTTGAAAGCTACCTTGATGGCTCAGACTTATCTCTCGTTTCTTCACTAGGTATTCTTTCTGAAAGTAATGCTCATCGAATAAAAGATGAAAGAATAAATTTCTTAAAAAGGTGGGAAGTTGATTCGAAAGAGTTTCAATTTGAGCTAACAAAGAAGCTTGCAAACTCACAAGCAGAACAAATGGTTATCAACCTCGAAAATATCTGGGGAGAAAGAGAACCACAAAATATTCCAGGAACATGGAAAGAATATCCAAACTGGAGGAGAAAGTTTGCACTTGATCTAAATGAGATTACACACTCAGAGAAAGTGAAAAAGACACTTGCGATTTTAAAAGAAGCAAGAAACTCAAGCACAACGGGGAATTAA
- a CDS encoding MerR family transcriptional regulator has product MVSKLSGVGVHTIRAWEKRYDAVVPKRSATGRREYCDVDLEKLVLLNQLCTLGHSIGKIAPLDIAELKELLEKLGKVNSEDLAPEKISGELNLNQSLDNMVMAITLYKLDVIDHELSKLKLLVNTRDLVIKVLIPLLNKVGALIQRRELSPAGELAFHGLLKFHLGEVIYKSRRKNPGLSKVIVAGGEGSIEEIPLLLVSILLISKNIEVIYLGNDVSAGALVETINATEAKGVMLYLGPLREERESLYHQKYMEYLTKKVSNDVHFFALKSNRVKDLEGPVKNFSIFESIKHIDQSISF; this is encoded by the coding sequence TTGGTCTCTAAGTTATCTGGAGTTGGGGTTCACACTATTCGTGCATGGGAAAAGCGCTATGATGCTGTTGTACCAAAAAGGTCGGCAACGGGTAGAAGAGAGTATTGCGATGTTGATTTGGAGAAGCTAGTTCTTCTAAATCAACTATGCACTCTTGGGCACAGTATTGGGAAAATTGCACCTCTTGATATCGCTGAGCTAAAAGAATTACTGGAAAAACTTGGTAAGGTTAATAGTGAGGATCTGGCGCCAGAGAAAATTTCAGGCGAACTTAATCTCAATCAGTCTCTTGATAATATGGTTATGGCCATTACTCTTTATAAACTTGATGTTATTGACCATGAGCTTTCAAAGCTTAAGCTCTTAGTTAATACCAGAGACCTCGTCATCAAAGTACTTATCCCACTTTTAAATAAGGTTGGTGCTCTCATTCAAAGACGTGAGTTATCACCTGCGGGGGAGTTAGCTTTTCACGGACTATTAAAATTTCATCTCGGCGAAGTTATTTATAAGTCGCGAAGGAAAAATCCTGGTCTTTCAAAAGTCATTGTTGCTGGAGGAGAGGGTTCTATTGAAGAGATTCCGCTTTTGCTTGTTTCTATTCTTTTAATTTCTAAAAATATTGAAGTTATTTACTTGGGTAACGATGTTTCTGCTGGAGCTCTGGTCGAGACGATTAATGCCACTGAAGCAAAAGGCGTGATGCTCTATCTCGGTCCACTAAGAGAAGAGAGAGAAAGTTTGTATCATCAGAAGTATATGGAATACTTAACTAAGAAAGTCTCAAATGATGTGCATTTCTTTGCTTTGAAATCAAATAGAGTTAAAGATCTAGAGGGGCCAGTGAAGAACTTCTCAATCTTTGAAAGCATTAAGCATATTGATCAAAGTATAAGCTTTTAA
- a CDS encoding DUF58 domain-containing protein: MKNLRARYRKFLNSFEKESKVYILPSRFGFFYLTVTFISFVFSLSFGHPLSYFFSIVLLVFFVMIAFLTNNYMKGIDVQRVDSLILTEENAVLRLSFSHTSSVPAYFHIYILDHDYLVKRYESNLRLDLETWGSVKDVNLKISSVYPFFLFKSWKNILLIKNLYIVPSFTPDVDGEIENEDFELRNYIYGDNYSRINWKRSSDERTLVTSLIEYGESDRLGNIVTFDLVERELKKELAKLYLGKLYFYYQNRWQVRNSSGKIYRTDQLRANILTHMEKFSYGS; this comes from the coding sequence TTGAAAAATCTAAGAGCTCGTTACAGAAAATTTCTGAATTCCTTTGAAAAGGAATCTAAAGTCTATATTCTTCCTAGTCGCTTTGGTTTTTTCTACCTGACGGTGACTTTTATTAGCTTTGTCTTCTCACTCTCTTTTGGACATCCACTTTCATATTTCTTCTCCATTGTTCTTCTTGTTTTCTTTGTGATGATTGCTTTTTTAACCAATAACTACATGAAGGGTATTGATGTTCAAAGAGTAGATTCTCTTATCCTGACAGAAGAAAATGCAGTACTAAGGCTTTCATTCTCTCATACCAGTAGTGTGCCTGCTTACTTCCATATTTATATCCTCGATCATGATTATCTCGTAAAAAGATATGAATCTAATCTTCGCCTTGACTTAGAAACCTGGGGTAGTGTTAAAGATGTGAATTTGAAAATTTCATCTGTTTATCCTTTTTTCTTATTTAAATCGTGGAAGAATATTCTGCTGATCAAAAATCTCTATATTGTTCCAAGCTTCACACCTGATGTCGATGGTGAGATTGAAAATGAGGACTTTGAATTACGCAATTATATTTACGGTGATAATTATTCTCGTATTAATTGGAAGCGTAGTAGTGATGAAAGAACCCTTGTCACTAGCCTTATTGAGTATGGAGAATCCGATCGACTTGGCAATATTGTTACTTTTGATTTGGTCGAAAGAGAGCTCAAGAAAGAGTTGGCCAAGCTGTATTTAGGTAAACTCTACTTCTATTATCAAAATCGTTGGCAAGTAAGAAATTCAAGTGGCAAGATTTATCGAACAGACCAATTACGAGCAAATATACTAACCCATATGGAGAAGTTTTCATATGGTAGCTAA